From Pulveribacter suum, a single genomic window includes:
- a CDS encoding nitrate reductase subunit alpha, with amino-acid sequence MSHFLDRLTYFSQPRETFAGGHGQVTGEDRTWEDAYRNRWAHDKIVRSTHGVNCTGSCSWKVYVKGGIVTWETQQTDYPRTRWDMPNHEPRGCSRGASYSWYLYSANRVKYPMVRARLLRLWRTARQTLGPVQAWASIVADDAKRSEYQKVRGMGGFARSSWDEVNEIVAASNIHTIQKHGPDRIIGFSPIPAMSMISYAAGTRYLSLIGGVCMSFYDWYCDLPPSSPQVWGEQTDVPESADWYNSSYIIAWGSNVPQTRTPDAHFFTEVRYKGTKTVAVTPDFSEVAKLSDIWLHPKQGTDAAIAMAMGHVILKEFYFPDNGERSAYFDDYVRRYTDMPMLVTLKEKVLETGETVLVPDRYVRASDFDQSLGQANNPEWKTVALDESGAVVVPQGAIGFRWGPDGRADKGQWNLEQKDAAGGSEVRLRLSLLEGEQASETARVGFPYFGGIATEDFPTNVQSDVLVRTVPVQRLQLAGGSTLVATVFDLQVANYGVARGLPGEFAAASFDDNHPYTPAWQEQITGTPRDLVITVARQFAQNAHDTEGRSMVIIGAAMNHWYHCDMNYRGVINMLMMCGCIGKSGGGWAHYVGQEKLRPQTGWTLLAFALDWIRPPRFQNSTSFFYAHTDQWRYEKIGVEEVLSPLADRSEYGGSMIDYNVRAERMGWLPTAPQLKTNPLQVVRDAQAAGQDPKDYAVAGLQSGSLKMSCTDPDHPDNWPRNMFVWRSNILGSSGKGHEYFLKHLLGTGNGVQGKDLGAQEAKPTEVVWHDKAPEGKLDLVVTLDFRMSTTCLYSDIVLPTATWYEKNDLNTSDMHPFIHPLSTAVDPAWEARSDWDIYKGFAQKFSELCPGQLGVERELVLTPLMHDSPQELAQPFGVADWTRGECDLIPGKTGPQMTVVERDYPNVFKRFTALGPLMDKLGNGGKGIQWDTKLEVTQLGQLNGVVQEPGVSQGMPKIESDIDACEVVLHMAPETNGHVAVKAWASLGEQTGRDHTHLALHREDEKIRFRDIQAQPRKIISSPTWSGIESETVSYNAGYTNVHELIPWRTLTGRQQFYMDHPWMIAFGEGFSSYRPPVDLKATAEVMGRKPNGNPEITLNFITPHQKWGIHSTYTDNLLMLTLSRGGPIVWVSEDDAKRAGIEDNDWIELFNVNGALTARAVVSQRVKPGMVMMYHAQEKIVNTPGSEMTNVRGGIHNSVTRVVLKPTHMIGGYAQFSYGFNYYGTIGTNRDEFIVLRKMNKVDWLDTPVADQLIKPTLDQGETA; translated from the coding sequence ATGAGTCACTTCCTCGACCGCCTCACCTATTTCTCGCAGCCGCGCGAGACCTTCGCTGGCGGCCACGGCCAGGTCACCGGCGAGGACCGCACCTGGGAGGACGCCTACCGCAACCGCTGGGCGCACGACAAGATCGTGCGCTCCACCCACGGCGTGAACTGCACCGGCTCGTGCTCGTGGAAGGTGTATGTGAAGGGCGGCATCGTCACCTGGGAAACCCAGCAGACCGACTACCCGCGCACCCGCTGGGACATGCCCAACCACGAGCCTCGGGGCTGCTCGCGCGGCGCCAGCTACAGCTGGTACCTGTACAGCGCCAACCGCGTGAAGTACCCCATGGTGCGGGCGCGCCTGCTGCGCCTGTGGCGCACCGCGCGCCAGACCCTGGGCCCGGTGCAGGCGTGGGCCAGCATCGTCGCCGACGACGCCAAGCGCAGCGAATACCAGAAGGTGCGCGGCATGGGCGGCTTTGCGCGCTCCAGCTGGGACGAGGTCAACGAGATCGTCGCCGCCTCCAACATCCACACCATCCAGAAACACGGCCCTGACCGGATCATCGGTTTTTCGCCCATTCCGGCGATGTCGATGATCAGCTATGCCGCCGGCACGCGCTACCTGAGCCTGATCGGCGGCGTGTGCATGAGTTTTTACGACTGGTACTGCGACTTGCCGCCGTCCAGCCCGCAGGTGTGGGGCGAGCAGACCGACGTGCCCGAGAGTGCCGACTGGTACAACTCCAGCTACATCATCGCCTGGGGCTCCAACGTGCCGCAGACGCGCACGCCGGACGCGCACTTCTTCACCGAGGTGCGCTACAAGGGCACCAAGACGGTGGCCGTGACGCCCGACTTCTCCGAAGTCGCCAAGCTGTCCGACATCTGGCTGCACCCCAAGCAGGGCACGGACGCAGCGATTGCCATGGCCATGGGCCACGTGATCCTCAAGGAGTTCTACTTCCCCGACAACGGTGAACGCAGCGCCTACTTCGACGACTACGTGCGCCGCTACACCGACATGCCGATGCTGGTCACCTTGAAGGAAAAGGTGCTGGAGACCGGCGAGACGGTGCTGGTGCCCGACCGCTACGTGCGCGCCAGCGATTTCGACCAATCACTGGGTCAGGCCAACAATCCCGAGTGGAAGACCGTGGCGCTGGACGAGTCCGGCGCCGTGGTGGTGCCGCAGGGAGCCATCGGTTTCCGCTGGGGCCCCGACGGCCGCGCCGACAAGGGCCAGTGGAACCTGGAGCAAAAGGATGCGGCAGGCGGCAGCGAGGTGCGCCTGCGCCTGTCGCTGCTGGAGGGTGAGCAGGCGAGCGAGACCGCACGCGTCGGCTTCCCGTACTTCGGCGGCATCGCCACCGAGGACTTCCCCACCAACGTGCAGTCCGACGTGCTGGTGCGCACCGTGCCGGTGCAGCGCCTGCAGCTGGCCGGCGGCAGCACCCTGGTGGCCACGGTGTTCGACCTGCAGGTGGCCAACTACGGCGTGGCGCGCGGCCTGCCCGGCGAATTCGCCGCCGCCAGTTTCGACGACAACCACCCCTACACCCCCGCCTGGCAGGAGCAGATCACCGGCACGCCGCGCGACCTGGTCATCACCGTGGCGCGCCAGTTCGCGCAGAACGCGCACGACACCGAGGGCCGCTCCATGGTCATCATCGGCGCGGCGATGAACCACTGGTACCACTGCGACATGAACTACCGCGGCGTCATCAACATGCTGATGATGTGCGGCTGCATCGGCAAGAGCGGCGGCGGCTGGGCGCACTACGTGGGCCAGGAAAAGCTGCGCCCGCAGACCGGCTGGACGCTGCTGGCCTTTGCGCTGGACTGGATCCGCCCGCCGCGCTTTCAGAACTCCACCAGCTTCTTCTACGCGCACACCGACCAGTGGCGCTACGAGAAGATCGGCGTGGAGGAAGTGCTCTCGCCGCTGGCCGACCGCTCCGAATACGGCGGCAGCATGATCGACTACAACGTGCGCGCCGAGCGCATGGGCTGGCTGCCCACGGCCCCGCAGCTCAAGACCAACCCGCTGCAAGTCGTGCGCGACGCGCAGGCGGCGGGCCAGGACCCGAAGGACTACGCAGTGGCAGGCCTGCAAAGCGGCAGCCTGAAGATGAGCTGCACCGACCCGGACCACCCGGACAACTGGCCGCGCAACATGTTCGTGTGGCGCTCCAACATCCTGGGCAGCTCGGGCAAGGGACACGAGTACTTCCTCAAGCACCTGCTGGGCACCGGCAACGGCGTGCAGGGCAAGGACCTGGGAGCGCAGGAGGCCAAGCCGACGGAAGTCGTCTGGCATGACAAGGCGCCCGAGGGCAAGCTGGACCTGGTGGTCACGCTGGACTTCCGCATGAGCACCACCTGCCTGTACTCGGACATCGTGCTGCCCACGGCCACCTGGTATGAGAAAAATGACCTCAATACCAGCGACATGCACCCCTTCATCCACCCGCTGTCCACGGCGGTGGACCCGGCCTGGGAGGCGCGCAGCGACTGGGACATCTACAAGGGCTTCGCCCAGAAGTTCAGCGAGCTGTGCCCGGGCCAGCTGGGCGTGGAGCGCGAACTGGTGCTCACGCCCCTGATGCACGACTCGCCGCAGGAGCTGGCGCAGCCCTTCGGCGTGGCCGACTGGACGCGCGGCGAGTGCGACCTGATCCCCGGCAAGACCGGCCCGCAGATGACCGTGGTCGAGCGCGACTACCCCAACGTCTTCAAGCGCTTTACCGCCTTGGGCCCGCTGATGGACAAGCTGGGCAACGGCGGCAAGGGCATCCAGTGGGACACCAAGCTGGAAGTCACGCAGCTGGGCCAATTGAACGGCGTGGTGCAGGAGCCCGGCGTGAGCCAGGGCATGCCGAAGATCGAAAGCGACATCGACGCCTGCGAGGTGGTGCTGCACATGGCGCCCGAGACCAACGGCCATGTGGCGGTGAAGGCCTGGGCGTCGCTGGGCGAGCAGACCGGGCGCGACCACACCCACCTGGCGCTGCACCGCGAGGACGAGAAGATTCGCTTTCGCGACATCCAGGCGCAGCCGCGCAAGATCATCAGCTCGCCCACCTGGAGCGGCATCGAAAGCGAGACGGTGAGCTACAACGCCGGCTACACCAACGTGCACGAGCTGATCCCATGGCGCACCCTCACGGGCCGCCAGCAGTTCTACATGGACCACCCGTGGATGATCGCCTTCGGCGAGGGCTTCTCCAGCTACCGTCCACCGGTCGATCTGAAGGCCACGGCGGAGGTGATGGGCAGGAAGCCCAACGGCAACCCCGAGATCACGCTGAACTTCATCACCCCGCACCAGAAGTGGGGCATCCACTCGACCTATACCGACAACCTGCTGATGCTCACCCTGAGCCGCGGCGGGCCCATCGTCTGGGTCAGCGAGGACGACGCCAAGCGCGCCGGCATCGAGGACAACGACTGGATCGAGCTGTTCAACGTGAACGGGGCGCTGACGGCCCGCGCGGTGGTCAGCCAGCGCGTGAAGCCGGGCATGGTCATGATGTACCACGCGCAGGAAAAGATCGTGAACACGCCCGGCTCGGAGATGACCAACGTGCGCGGCGGCATCCACAACTCGGTCACGCGGGTGGTCTTGAAGCCCACGCACATGATCGGCGGCTATGCCCAGTTCAGCTACGGCTTCAACTACTACGGCACCATCGGCACCAACCGCGACGAGTTCATCGTGCTGCGCAAGATGAACAAGGTCGACTGGCTTGACACCCCTGTTGCCGACCAACTCATCAAACCCACGCTGGACCAAGGAGAGACGGCATGA
- the narH gene encoding nitrate reductase subunit beta codes for MRIRAQIGMVLNLDKCIGCHTCSVTCKNVWTSRPGMEYAWFNNVETKPGIGYPKEWENQDKWNGGWVRRPDGSIIPRQGAKWKLLMRIFANPNLPEIDDYYEPFTFDYAHLQSAPEMSTSPTAKPRSLITGKQMDKIVWGPNWEEILGGEFEKRSVDKNFDDIQKEMYGQFENTFMMYLPRLCEHCLNPTCVASCPSGSIYKREEDGIVLIDQDKCRGWRMCVSGCPYKKIYYNWKSGKAEKCIFCYPRIEAGQPTVCSETCVGRIRYLGVLLYDADRIQEAASVERDRDLYPAQLGLFLDPHDPAVIAQAKIDGIPDKWMEAARKSPVYKMAVDWKVALPLHPEYRTLPMVWYVPPLSPISSAANAGHLGVNGQIPDVNQLRIPVKYLANLLTAGDTAPVVRALERMLGMRAYQRAKHVERRIDTDVLNQVGMTQAQAEDMYQIMAIANYEDRFVIPTTHREYAENAFNVRGGCGFTFGNGCSDGVSNVSLFGQEKKRTIPIKAEV; via the coding sequence ATGAGAATCCGCGCCCAAATCGGCATGGTGCTGAACCTGGACAAGTGCATCGGCTGCCACACCTGTTCCGTCACCTGCAAGAACGTCTGGACCAGCCGCCCCGGCATGGAGTACGCCTGGTTCAACAACGTCGAGACCAAGCCCGGCATCGGCTACCCCAAGGAATGGGAGAACCAGGACAAGTGGAACGGCGGCTGGGTGCGCCGCCCCGACGGCTCCATCATTCCGCGCCAGGGCGCGAAGTGGAAGCTGCTCATGCGCATCTTCGCCAACCCGAACCTGCCGGAGATCGACGACTACTACGAGCCCTTCACGTTCGACTACGCGCACCTGCAGTCGGCGCCCGAGATGAGCACCTCGCCCACGGCCAAGCCGCGCAGCCTCATCACCGGCAAGCAGATGGACAAGATCGTCTGGGGCCCGAACTGGGAGGAAATCCTGGGCGGCGAGTTCGAAAAGCGCAGCGTGGACAAGAACTTCGACGACATCCAGAAGGAGATGTACGGCCAGTTCGAAAACACCTTCATGATGTACCTGCCGCGCCTGTGCGAGCACTGCCTGAACCCGACCTGCGTGGCCTCGTGCCCTTCGGGCTCGATCTACAAGCGCGAGGAAGACGGCATCGTCCTGATCGACCAGGACAAGTGCCGCGGCTGGCGCATGTGCGTCTCGGGCTGCCCGTACAAGAAGATCTACTACAACTGGAAGAGCGGCAAGGCCGAGAAGTGCATCTTCTGCTACCCGCGCATCGAGGCCGGCCAGCCCACCGTGTGCTCGGAGACCTGCGTGGGCCGCATCCGCTACCTGGGCGTGCTGCTGTATGACGCCGACCGCATCCAGGAGGCGGCGAGCGTCGAGCGCGACCGCGATCTGTACCCGGCGCAGCTGGGCCTGTTCCTCGATCCACACGATCCGGCCGTGATTGCCCAGGCGAAGATCGACGGCATCCCCGACAAGTGGATGGAGGCCGCGCGCAAGAGCCCCGTGTACAAGATGGCCGTGGACTGGAAGGTGGCCCTGCCGCTGCACCCCGAGTACCGCACGCTGCCCATGGTCTGGTACGTGCCGCCGCTGTCGCCCATCAGCTCGGCCGCCAACGCCGGGCACCTGGGCGTGAACGGCCAGATCCCCGACGTGAACCAGCTGCGCATCCCGGTGAAATACCTGGCCAACCTGCTCACGGCGGGCGACACCGCCCCGGTGGTGCGGGCGCTGGAGCGCATGCTGGGCATGCGCGCCTACCAGCGCGCCAAGCATGTGGAGCGGCGCATCGACACCGACGTGCTGAACCAGGTCGGCATGACCCAGGCACAGGCCGAGGACATGTACCAGATCATGGCGATTGCCAACTACGAGGACCGCTTCGTGATCCCCACCACGCACCGCGAATACGCGGAAAACGCCTTCAACGTGCGCGGCGGCTGCGGCTTCACCTTTGGCAACGGCTGCTCGGACGGCGTGTCCAACGTCAGTCTGTTCGGCCAGGAAAAGAAGCGCACCATCCCCATCAAGGCGGAGGTGTGA